The Ctenopharyngodon idella isolate HZGC_01 chromosome 19, HZGC01, whole genome shotgun sequence genomic sequence TGTGACTCAAGGACGACGGGCCTCTTGTGACCTACAGCAGTACCTACAGGGTGGAATAAAAGCTCTGGAGGAATTTTATGAACCCCGGTTAGTGTCCCTGCTAAAGAGACGGGAGGCCACCATGGATGCTCTCAGTAAGGCTAAAGAGCAGTGCCTAGAGATGAAAGCCCAGTTAGAACCACTGAGAGAAGAAGAGCAGATGCTGAGACTCCAGAGGACTCGTCTGGAGGAGAGGATCCGACTAATGGAGAAACAGAGGAGGGAAAATGTAGAACAATATCGGGTGCGtaattttcattgattttaCATGTCATCTTAGATTGCAAACTGACGGTTTAATGTTCTTCATTCAGGAGATGGTTGATATCTTAGAGGAAAACATcagagaaatgaaaattcagctcaagaTCCAGATAAAGAAGAGTGAAGAATTGGAGATGCTGAAGAAAAGCATGGCCAAAGAGCTGATCTTCTACAGGCAAGTACAGGCACTTTTCAATGGACTGTTTCTCACTGCACACTGCAAAGTAATTTAAGGGGAAATTAATATTACACCATGCATAAATCAAGTGACAAAAACTACATCTCTCATGTTAATGCGTTTTTGTGCTAACCAAATGCTAGTTGTGCTTTGCTGGATAGCCCCGCCCACAAAGATATATTATTGGTCTACTGTATACTAAAAATCATATACGTTCTGACTGGTTGTAATTgctgtaattatattttatatttttgtatccATATTTTATATATCCTTTATTGTTTTACAGAGAGAGTGTAGAGGGTCCTCGCAAGCAAGAGAACAGtgtggtggtggaaaaaacCTAATGAACTAATGCTTGTGTTattaattatctcattagttGTTAAATGCTTTTGATATATTGTCATAGTTTAACCTGAATGGCATGTCTTCTCTCTCATAAACAATCACCAAAACAATAAGCACAATTTACTGAAGACACAAGTCAATGTTTTCTGCAAACCAATTTTAAAAAGCTCTCTGAACACTAGGACCAAGCACGTCAGATCAAGATCTTTATCTGACAAGCTCAGAATGTTcttaaaacagtgtttttgttgCGTGTCAGTTGTGTATAAGAGGGAATAAAGCTCTTATATCCAGTGGTGCCTGTGAATTAACTGCTTTCTTTTATGAGTAAGTGAAGTCGGCAAAACAAGGACTTATTTGGGCACCATAAGAGAGCTCTCTAAACATACCGACAGCATGATGGTGAGAACGTGTAGATGGACTATGAGAAGATTAATTAAGACAGTGCTTTATTGATTTAATGTGTCTTGTTAAGATCTGAGATAAACTTGTACGAAGTAGAAATTATGTTTATATGGCTCGTCTCTTACCTAGTCGCGGATAGAGTAGCCTACAAGGATACAAACTCTGTCATAGTGACAGGGGGCactatgggatttttttttttttttaaataagattgAATAAGTGGCTATTTTAGGAAATTGAGAAAACTATACAATCTgacaatgacaaaaataaaaggtattttgTTGAACACTGGCTTGTGTTagtctttttttgtttgcttttatgtgtgaaaaataaattagcCTACTCCAAGAAAAGTAATTTTGGGTGTTTTCACTTCAATGAAAATATGGCACAGTTCAGACCTTGAGTGATCCGATTATGAGTAGTCAGGCAAGATGGATAGATGTTTAGACCTGTTAGTAATATTCCTCTTAAATAAATCTTAAGGTCAATTATGAGAGAGGGAACAGCAGCAGGCCTGTCCTGAAGTCCCTGCAATCTTTTATCCTGTGATATCTGCAGATTTCCAATTTATTTCAAGCATGATtaactttaatattttatttcaattataacTACTGCTGAAGGCAGACTAACTTCCTTTGATTATCAGTCTAAAAGCAATCTCATAcctaaatacaattaaatgtaGCAAATATTTTACCATTGTTTTTATacaacttttaaataaaaagttaaaagtatattctgtcatatttttacttaagtacaagttcttgtttttttttttttttaaacattcctGTACCAGCCGAAAACAAATTActgaaaaacacttttttttttttttttttttttaatctgaagGCAACTTGTAGTTTACTGCAATGACTTACTATATCGTTTTTAACGACCGTTTGATAAAGGGTcattttacccaaaaataaaatatgtcattaatcattcaccctcatgtcgttaacTAGCTTCGTTCATCTAAgttatggaatttttttttttttttttttgcgcagaaaaagtattttcgtcgcttcataatattaaggttgaaccactaatCACGTTGACTATTAACTATGTTTTTACTAGGCCTACTTTTCTGaaccttgaatgacggtaatttcgttgctttcaatggaggacaaaaaacctcttggacttcataaaaatatcttaatttgtgttccgaagatgaacgaaggtcttacgtgtgtggaatgacatgagaatgagcaatttgacagaaatttcttttttgggtgaactaaccctttaatagccAATAATCGACCTCGAGGTAAAAGGGTCACTTACCTCAAAAACGCACCATTCCTGTCAGAGTCTGTGCACGCGCTGCTGTAGTGAAGCGCGAAAGCAAAGCAGACAAGGCCACAGCCAAACAGGTagccccgccccaaactcacgcCAATGGCAGGCAGTCGACTTCAACTTTTTCATTTGCTAACACACAGTTTTGATACAATAAACAAGCAGCCAATTTCAACTGGAATTGGTAATTCATAATTTACCCAAAAGACATTCTGTATTCAAAACAGCAAATTTTGCAAAAGCTATGCaccaacatttaaaataaattgtatcaACAAAACAGTTTATTCATAATGTTCTGTACAAAGGTATGGACATACAGGAGAAAAGACACTGAAAAGTCACAATATTAAAGACATTAAACCACCGGACCGATACATGAAactcaaagtaaaaaaaaaaaaaaaaaaaaaaaaaaaaaaaaaaaaagcttaatttaTCAATACATCTAGCCATGTAATTAAATGGATgcttaaatgaaaaatgaatttataggccaagttaaaaaataatctaCAGAACATCACCATTGTACCACTGCACTCTGGCCACAATTTACTACACACCTGTATACACTTTTCTGATATCAAGTAAtactttaagtatacttaacTGCAAGGAAATCCACAAGACACTGGTGGGAAAGGATGAGAAGGGTCATGTGTCTCACATTCTGATATTGACCAATGATcaactgacattttttcttagaaaaataCTCTATTAACATAGTAGAAAATGCCTGGTGGGGAAAGTGTCAATTATTCCTTTTCCATTACTTAGGTGAGAGTTCTTCACTTGTGTGTAGAGAGTTTTTAGAAGTTTTGTCTTATGCTGACAGTGGGGTGGTGTAAAGAGCTGTTTTATCCCTGAACCTCAGTGTCTGCTGCCCCCTCTGGGTCCTCGTCATTGTAGATGTTCTCCgcctaaagaaaaaaagaaatacacaaATAACTGAACTACAACACAAAACTATAAAGGTTATGCTAAAAATTACAGAAGCAACTCTTTCTATATCATCTACACTAAGAGGTGGCTCAGGCTGCATCATGACggaactatttatttattgcagagGTGCTGATGAAAAATTCAAAGTTGTAAGAAATGGGATTAAAAGCTAGTAGTGTCCTCACCATCTGCCAGACTTGCATGATGTTGTCCTCAGACACTGAGCAAATCACCCATGGTTCATTTGGATTCCAGGAGAAGTCTGAGATCTTGGCTGTATGGCCTCCATGGATAAACTGAATAATGGAAAAATAAGGCATCAATAATATGTGAATAACATGACCTCAAAGAGCAGCATAACGATAACTatcaaaatgtatacatttaaaataaaaactgaacagCATTACTACTCACCAGTAGCTCTGGAGGTCCATCCTCTGCATCTTCTGGTGACTGTTCCTCACCGATTTTactgcagaaaaaaagaaaaagaaaagacaaatgTGATAAAATAGTTCTCATTTTTAGTGGTACTCATGAGTAAAAGGAAAATGAGACAACCTACCTGAGATCCCAAACATTGAGTCTCCTGTCTGTTCCACTGGAGGCCAGGATGGTCTCGTTATGAGGTGACCACTGGACCTGTGGACACATTTAAAGAGTTCATGTTATCACACTCAGTTTAAATCTTTAACAATTCCATCTTTAATCAAGGCAGGAAGGGAGATGATACCTGGAAGATTTCATCTTTGTGCGACTCAAATGAGTGAAGTTTCAGCTTGAGGTTTCGCAGATCCCACAATGCAACAGtctgaaatgcaaataaaagcaCAACTTAAGTCTAAATAGAGAAGCACCTTTGTAGAGTATTCACAAGTGCAACAGAACCAAATGCTGAATGTAGCTCtcactttgtcagctgaaccgGTGGCCAGAATGAACTCGCTGTATGGGTTGAAGGACAAACAGTTGACCTCTGCGGTGTGGGCATCTACCGCATGACTGGGTTTGGATGTGTTATTGGACCGTGTGTCCCAGCTAAAGGATAAGGAAATAGATTAAAATACTGctcacattaaataaaaacagactGAACAGTTACATAGccttttaaaattaaacttaCATCATAAGCTTCTGGTCATCTGCAACAGACCCAAAGAGAGATTCGTGCAGCAGGTGCCAGGACACGTCCTCCACTACAGCAGTGTGACCAGTGAAAATGGTCTTAGCGTCCACTATTTTCCCCTCCTTTGGCACTGTGCTGATGTCCCACAGACAGATGGTCTACACAGAAACAGATGAACTCATAGGAACATGCACACAAAGCAAGATCTTCTACATCAGGTTACCAACCTTCCTTGTCAGTCAAACCCTTAGGACCTAAAACACTTACTTGAAGATTGAGTAACCTTTTGAGAAATTTACCTTATCTATTTAGTcttaattatatttcattatacattctttttttcaatttaatttagcaTTGAATGAATTTAGGGTACATATAAAAGCACAGAGTAATACCTGAACCCTCAAGTGTTTGCAAATATACAGCTTAAGTAACCATATAATTAAGTCAGTTATAGTGATAGTACAAATGTCTTACGTGATCATCAGAAGCACTCAGCAGACACCCACTCAGGTTGGGATTCCAGGACAGACCATAACCTTCTTTCTGATGCCCCCTCAGACGCAGGTCAGGAGTGCACTCGCCAGAGGGATCTTCAGGAGCACAGGAGGAGAATAGAAATTTAGAGGAAAAACTtcaataaaaatcaatattgACATCTGTCGCCTTCAACTGACTCAACAAATAGCATGGAGATTAGGATTAAGAGTTAAGTCTCCCATTATCACGTTTAGTTTTggtattttttgtgttttgctaTACTTTAGCTGTTAAACAGTTTGCATTTTGGCACCTAGATACATTCAGTTGGACGCCTTTGTGTCACACCGTGCACTGTTTTTCTAAATTAAAAGGTGAACAAAATGTTTCCAGCTCATACCAGGTTTGGAGGGGTGTTTGGTGTAGTCAAAGACCAGCACATCACTAGTGGGAGTCTTGGTGGCAATGATGCAGGGGTTCTGTGGCATGTAGCGAGCCCTGTTCACCTCTCCCTCATGATTAATCTTGATCTCAATCTCTATCTTCCCACTCACTGAGCCAAAACCACCAAATtctgtaaacagaaaaaaaaatgtgataactTGTCATATGTACATAGGTTCAGTTTATGATCTACACATCTTCATATACGATAAGCCACTCACCTCCTTTTTCACTGTCATAATGTGAGGCATCAAACTGGGCATCATCATTGGGCAGCTGGACGCTGGCAATAACCAGGTGATTCTGCTCATCAGAGGTATGTGTGCCGAGAACCAGACGGTGCACACTAAAATCCTTCCCTTCAGGTCTGTGAAACATGACAAGTATGAATGTTATTTACACTGacctttataaaaaaattacacacaatTTCTACCTACACAATATTCATTATCTGCTATTCTTAAAGCTGTGGACTTTGCAAGAAAGATCAATATTATCATAATAACatcacagaaaaagaaaaaaaaagcccaccaaacacattaaaaagatAATTTGGAGCCCCACCTACTCAACCAATTGAGAATGTTCCACAATAGGGCTGCGACAACTAATCAAAATTGGTAATGAAGATAATCGACGAGTTTCATTGATTAATCAGCACATGGAAAACATCTGCTAATGATTacatttctatggacaaaacGCATTTGGAAAACAGCAGAGGATGCAGAGTGAGCTGCTGCAGGAAAAGTGCTTGACCCAAGTTGTCCTAAACATGAGAATGTGTCATTAAACAAAAGCAGAGTGTGTGTGAACTGGAAGTTGTGACCAACTTTACTTCGGTATTGTGACGTATTTTCCAAGTGAAACAATATTAAATGAGGAAAAAGGGTGCATGTCTTATTTTTTCCGCTGGGCATTGATTGGATCTAGAAAAGAAGACATCCCAATCAGCTCGCAGCAGGCTGACAGTTGGAGGAGATGTTCAGTTGGAACTGAGGTCATCAGTAAAggaagtaaatagggtcaattttgattttatgccGACTTTAATGTGGCGGTTTTCCTCTGCgcatatttcttttttctttttttttgtgtgtgtggttggatccttatctgtaaatgttagaaagccATGCGAGTACTTCCATTTTGCATAAAGGCTTGCCATGACAAAGGGAGTCTCCATTAAACTTCAGTGAACGTGCACCATTGCACACATATGCATCAAACAGAGCGCAACAATTCTTGCTAGACattaaataagtttaaaatTCTACAGGTAACAAGTAATTGTATTTTTTGAGAGCAGTAAGTATAAAGTGACTATTGTAATGGAGTAATAAAAGTAATGTTCAGAGTGAATGCGTTTTCCTCCTATCCCGTACCAGTAAATATTAAGTCTGTACTTTTGTTAttctaaattataatttttttatttagtgatttttactttaaaatggtAGCAATCAATTTAAACTAATTTTACATAGCCTACATATTAAGTAAATTCACTATATTTGTATTCATTGCCTTCAAATTGCACATTGTTTGCAGGACAAGGTTAGGCAGAATGTAAAAactattttgtaaataatggaTTCGtttaaatagtaatagtaatagtaaattactatttttttaatttttggatgtcTCCCTCATCCAATTAATCAAGAAATAATCGATAGATTGATCGCTTATCAAAATAGTGAGTAGTTTCAGCTGATGACAGTAGGTGTGAATGTGTTACCTGGTGACATCTGGCAACCACTGAGCAGTAAGACTGGGCCACTCCAGCGCGTGAGTCATAACCAGATCATAAAGAAACGGAGTGTTTTTCTTCCATATTTTATATTCTTCATTTATCACCCTCTCCTCCACCGCGTCATCAAATGCAGCTGTGACAAAAAGGGGCGGGAAAACAAGATAAGATCTGTCAAAATGCCTTCAATAGAGGAACTATTTAAAAGCATCTTGAATATTTAACTCTTTAAGAGTATCTTGAATATGTAAGTTCATAAAGTCGCTCGACAAATTACTTACAATCTACTAGCGTCAACATTGTAAGATAATGCAATTAATATTGCCCAATTTGTTAGACAAACTGTATGGAAAACGACTCAAATTGACAACATAGCCCAATATTTTGCATTTAGCAGAAGTTAGAAGCgcaaataacaataataataataaaaaatccaaaataataCTGAAAGCTTCCAGTAATGTAGC encodes the following:
- the rbbp4 gene encoding histone-binding protein RBBP4; the protein is MADKEAAFDDAVEERVINEEYKIWKKNTPFLYDLVMTHALEWPSLTAQWLPDVTRPEGKDFSVHRLVLGTHTSDEQNHLVIASVQLPNDDAQFDASHYDSEKGEFGGFGSVSGKIEIEIKINHEGEVNRARYMPQNPCIIATKTPTSDVLVFDYTKHPSKPDPSGECTPDLRLRGHQKEGYGLSWNPNLSGCLLSASDDHTICLWDISTVPKEGKIVDAKTIFTGHTAVVEDVSWHLLHESLFGSVADDQKLMIWDTRSNNTSKPSHAVDAHTAEVNCLSFNPYSEFILATGSADKTVALWDLRNLKLKLHSFESHKDEIFQVQWSPHNETILASSGTDRRLNVWDLSKIGEEQSPEDAEDGPPELLFIHGGHTAKISDFSWNPNEPWVICSVSEDNIMQVWQMAENIYNDEDPEGAADTEVQG